GAGGGGTCCCTCTGTGCCTGCGCGTATGCATCTTAAACGGCAAAAAATTCTTTCCTTGCTATGACGGATGGTTTTTAACCGGCAATAACGGCGTAATAGCAAAGCAAATACGAACAGGCTCGGCGGACTCTTATCCATACTGCTTTAATGCGGCTTTCGAACCTCTTTCAGCCGCTTAAAACCGCGCATGCCTTTGTTGATTGCATAACCCGCATAAATTAACATAGTCTTAGGCCGCCAAATCAGTACCATTTTAACCGACGTATTCCCTGCGAACTTGTGCGGGCACGATCCGCCGAAAATCCCGCTGTTATGTCCATATATGCCGCCTGACGGCAAAAAACGCCATGATTTACCGAATATACGCCGACGCGAACCGTCCTTAAACTTTTACGTATTATACCCGTTATAATACCACTTTGCGCCGCGATGTTCAATTCCCTTGACAAAGAAAACATGCCAATCTACTATATAAATATAAGGAGAGTAAAAAATATGTATACAATAAGCATAAGCCATAAAACGTCGCCCCTTGAAATACGCCGCGCCTTTGCTTTTACGGCGCTGGAAAGGGAAAACTTTATAAAATCCGCATTGGACGGCGGATATGCCGACGGGTGCGTGCTTTTAAGCACATGCAACCGTTTAGAAATATATTTTACAGGCGGCGTTTCGGTTCGCGGCATGGAAGAGCTTCTGTGCCGTTTCAAAAACGCTGATATAAACGGCGCAATAAAATATTTCAATATTTTCAGCGGGGATCAGGCGGTGCGCCACCTTTTCAAAGTTGCCTGCGGCATAGACAGTATGGTTATGGGCGAAGATGAAATACTCGGACAGGTTAAAGACGCTTTTGCGGCTTCTCTTGAAATATCCGCAACTTCCTACGCTTTAAACACTGTATTCAGAAACGCCGTTGCGGCGGCAAAAAAAATCAAAACATGCACAGGCATATCAAAAACGCCCGTTTCGATAGGCACCCTGACGGCAAACGCCGTTTTCGGCATTAATAAGCCTGTGAAAAACGTACTTATAATAGGCATAAGCGGAAAAATGGGCACAATAGCCGCCAAAAACCTGCTTTCAAAGGAAAATATAAATATTGTGGGCACAATACGCCGACATAACGCAAGCCTTCCCGAAACTTATTTCAAAAGGCTCAAATACGTCGATTACGACAGCCGTTTTTTGTATATGGACAATTCAGACGTGATAATAAGCGCGACGTCAAGCCCGCACTATACCGTAACGGCCGACGAATATTTAAAAAATACGTCGGCGGGAAAGACGCGTCTTTTAATCGATCTTGCCGTGCCCAACGACATAGATCCCTCGCTTGCCGAAGCTGAAGGAGTCACGCTTTACAATATAGACTATTTTGAAACCCTTTCAAAAGGGAACAATATATTAAAGCGGCGGGAAGCCGAAACGGCGGAAGAAATGCTTGAAACGCTTGCCGACGAAACCATAAAAGAACTGGCGTTTCACGAATTTCTGCCGCAGATTCCCAAAATCAAAGAATATATAAACAAAACAAAAATCGAAAATATATTCTATAAAATGAGGAAGGAATTGACTGCCGAGGAAATGCGCGCCGTTATACGCGCCTTTGAAAAAATTACGAAAGGGTGATATTATGGCATATTTCCCGTTTTTTATAGATATAGCCGATAAACCGTGCGTTATATTCGGCGGCGGTAACGTGGCGATGCGCAAGGTTTTGAAACTTATCGGTTTCGGCTGCCGTATAACGGTGGTGGCCCCCGATGTGTGCGGCGGCATACGCTCTGCCGAAGGCGTAAATATTATAACCGACGAATTTAAAACCGAATATGCCGAAGGGGCTTTTATGGTTATAGCGGCCACGGACGATCCCGCCGTAAATACGGCCGTGTCGCATTTTTGCCGTAAAAAGGGCATACTTGTAAATGTTGTCGACGTAAAGGAGGAATGTTCCTTCCTCTTCCCGGCCCTTTTTAACGACGGCCCCATTACGGCGGGTATTTCAACATCTGGAGAAAGCCCCCAGACGGCTAAGGCGGTGCGCCGGATAATCGAAAAAAGCGTACCCGCCTATATGGGAGATATCGCCGAAACCCTCGGCGGCCTACGCGAAGAAATAAAAAGCGGCATACCGTGCCAAAAAACACGTGAAAAAGTTTTTGCCGCCCTTTTCGACGCAATGGACAAAAACGGCGGCAAGATAAGCGGCGAAGAAATTAAAAATATAATAAGGCAGGTTGGAAAATGAAGATACGCATTGGCACAAGGACAAGCGCACTGGCTTTAAAACAAACCGAAATAGTAATAGATGAAATTAAAAAAAGATTCCCGTCGGCCGAATGTGAAATTGTGGGCATATCGACAAAAGGCGATAAGATACTTGACAAACCCGTGCTTGAATTCGGCGGCAAAGGCGTTTTTGTGGAAGAAATAGAAAACGCGCTCAAAAGCGGCGAAATAGATATAGCCGTACACAGCGGAAAAGATCTGCCGGCGGAAATCGGGGAAGGCCTCGGTATTATCGCTACGCCGCAAAGGGGCGAACCGGGCGACGCGCTTATCGCTCTTAAAGGTACAAAAAACATTTCGAAAATAGGCACGGGAAGCCTAAGGCGGATCTCCCTCGGACGCCGAATGTTTCCGAATGCGGAGTTTATACCAATACGCGGAAATATACAGACGCGGCTTAAAAAACTCGAAACGGGAGAGGTTGACGCCGTTATACTGGCATGCGCGGGCATTTCCCGCATGGGCATAGACGGCGGAAAATACAGTATCGAAAAACTTGACGTTTCGCGTTTTGTACCGGCGGCGGCGCAGGGGATAATCGCCGTAGAAGGCAGGACCGAAGGCGTTGTTTATGAAACCGTTTCCGCCATAAGCCACTATGAAACAAACGTATGCTTTAATACGGAAAGGGAAATTTTAAGGCTTCTTGGGGCGGACTGCCATGCGGCGGCAGGCGTGCATGCCGTTACCGAAGGGGAAAACATAACCGTAAACGCCTTTTACGGCGAAAGCGGCGTAATCACCGTAAGCGGCAAGGCCGAAAATATCCGCGGCCTGGCGGAAAAAACCGTTTTGCGCATCAAAAACGCACTTGGAGGAAAAAGCGTTGAAAAAACAGGCGTTACGAAAAAAGTATATATAACCGGGGCGGGATGCGGCGACAGCTCGCTTATAACAGCCCGCGCTTTAGAGCTTATCGGGGAATGCGACGCTTTAATATACGACAGCCTTCTCGACGAAAACCTCCTTAACATGACAAAGGAAGGCTGTCGCATTATATTCGCCGGCAAACGCGCCGGCAGTCGCCACATGAAACAGGAAGAAATAAACTCCCTTATAATAAGCGAAGCCGAAAAGGGCGGCTCCGTAGTGCGCCTTAAAGGCGGCGATCCGTTTATATTCGGCCGTGGCGGCGAAGAAGCCGAAGCGCTTTTGAAAGCTGGCATACCTTTTGAAGTTGTGCCGGGCGTTTCAAGCTCGTCGGCCGCGGCGCTTTTTGCGGGGATACCCGTTACCCACAGGGGTATAAGCAGAAGCTTTACCGTTGTGACAGGGCATACCCTTGACAATTCCGACGGCGAAGATTTCAAAACCCTTGCGGAGCTTAACGGCACGCTCATATTCCTGATGGGGCTTAAAAATTTAAGCCGTATATCCGAAAAGCTGATTGAAAACGGCAAAAACCCGCGGACTCCCGCCGCCGTAATAAGCGGGGCGTACACCCCTCATGCATCGGTTATACGCGGCGAGCTTTGCTCCATAGCCGAAAAAGCGGATAAAGCCGCATTAAAGCCGCCCGCCGTAATAGTTGTGGGAGAAGTCTGCCGTTTCGATTTTTCACAGCGCCGCTATCCCCCTTTAAGCGGAGTTACGGTAGCCGTTACGGGAACGCCGTCTTTTGCTTCAAAGCTTTCCGAAAAGCTAAAAAAATCCGGGGCGTATGTATTCAACGCATGCCGCATAGAAATTGAAGCGTTTAAAAACAACGCTCCCTTTGACAACGCCCTTAACAATATATGTTCCTATTCCTGCATTGCATTTACATCGCCGAACGGCGTAAATGTGTTTTTTAACCGTTTTTTTGAGCTTGGTTTTGACATACGCGCCCTCGGCGGCGTTAAATTTGCGGCTATAGGAAGCGGAACGGCCGAACGTTTAAGGGAATACGGCATAAACGCGGATTTGATCCCCGCGGAATATACTTCGGAAAGCCTCGGCGTCCTACTTGCCGAAAAATTCGGAGAAAACGAAAAAATACTTATACCGAGGGCGGAAGGCGGAAGCCGCAGCCTGATAAAACCGCTTAAAAATTATGATGAAATAATAGTATATTCCCTTAAAGCAGTTAAAACGGACTTTAACCGAAAAACCGATTTTGTGGTATTTGCAAGCCAAAGCGGCGTTAAATCATATTTTGAAAACGGCGGCGTCATAGAAAAAGGGGTTAAGGCCGTCGCTATAGGCCCCGTTACGGCAAAAGCTTTGGAAAATATGGGCGTGCATGGCTTTTTGACTGCCGACAGATACACGGCGGACGGCGTTGCGGAAAAAATAATTTCAGAGGTGAGAAAATGAAAAGATTCAGACGTTTAAGGTCTACCGGGCAAATGCGCGACCTTTTAAGCGAAACAACCCTTTCCCCAAAGGATTTTATATATCCTATATTTATTGAAGAAGGCGAAAACATAAAAACGCCGGTACAATCCATGCCGGGAATATTCAGGTATTCCTTGGATATGCTGCCGCCGCTTCTTGAGGAAATAGGAGAAAGCGGCATAAGCGGCGCGCTTGTTTTCGGCATACCGAAACACAAGGACGAAGCCGCAAGCGAAGCGTATAACCCGAAAGGCATAGCTCAGGAGGCAGTAAGGCTTATTAAAAAAAGCCTGCCGGATTTGATAACAATAGCCGACGTATGTTTATGCGAATATACAAGCCACGGCCATTGCGGAATGGTGTGCGGCCATGAAGTTTTAAACGACGAGACTTTGCCGCTCCTTTCAAAAATGGCGGTAAGCCTTGCTCAGGCAGGAGCCGACGTTATAGCCCCGTCGGATATGATGGACGGCAGGGTATCGGCAATACGCGCCGCCCTTGACGAAAACGGATTTAAAAACATACCGATTATGAGTTACAGCGCAAAATACGCCTCGGCTTATTACGGGCCGTTCCGCGACGCGGCCGACTCGGCGCCTTCCTTCGGTGACAGGAAAACATATCAGATGGATTTCAGAAACGGCGGCGAGGCCATAAGGGAAATAGCCGACGACATAGAGGAAGGGTGCGACATTATAATGGTTAAGCCCGCCCTTGCGTATCTTGACATTATACGGCGCGCCCATGAGGAATTTAATATGCCGCTTGCGGCCTACAACGTAAGCGGGGAATATTCCATGGTTAAAGCGGCGGCTTTAAACGGCTGGATAGACGAAAGACGCATTGTAACTGAAAACCTTACGGCCATAAAACGTGCGGGGGCAAAAATTATAATAACATACCATGCCCTTGACATGGCAAGGTGGCTTAAAGAAGGGAATTTATAAGGATATTTCAAAAAAATATATAATTTTATTATAGCTTCGCTTTACAGGGACACACATGTCCCACATGTAAAATTTTCCGAATTCCGGCGTTGCATACGTTTGCCATATGATTCCGCTGTGTCGGCGCACATGCGCCTTTAACTTCAAAAAATTTTTTCCTTGTGGGGCCAAAGAGTTTTAAGCGGCGGCAGCGGCGTAAGAGCAAGGCAAAGGCAAAGCGGACGCCGCGAACCCTGCGGCAATCGGCTTTAACACGGCTATTGAGCCGCTTCCGCCGCTTAAAACCGTATGTTCCCTTTAAACCGAAGCTATAAACCGTTAACTGCTAACCGAAACTGCCGTTTCGTTATGCTGAAAATTATAATATATAAATTTTTTAATATTTTGCGGAGGGGAAAAATGGAACGCACTAAAAGCGCATACTTATTTGAAAAAAGCAAAAGATTGATACCCGGAGGCGTCAACAGCCCTGTACGGGCGTTTAACGCCGTCGGCGGAAGCCCGCTTTTTATAAAACGCGGATCAGGAAGCCATATATACGACGAGGACGGCAATATGTTTATAGACTATGTTCTAAGCTGGGGACCGCTTATACTCGGCCATGCGTACCCTCCCGTCATAGAAGAGGTTGCAAAGGCGTGCGCCGACGGCCTGACTTTCGGCGCGCCTACTTCAAAAGAGCTTGAAATAGCCGAAATAATAAATTCCCTTATGCCTTCAATGGAAATGACGCGCCTTGTAAACAGCGGCACCGAGGCCGTTATGAGCGCCGTAAGGGCGGCAAGGGGGTATACGGGACGCGATATAGCGGTTAAATTCCGCGGCTGCTATCATGGTCACAGCGACGGCCTTCTTGTAAAAAGCGGTTCGGGGCTGATGTCAAACGCCGTGCCGGACAGCGCCGGAGTTCCGGAAGGATATACAAAAACCACGCTTATAGCCGAATACAACAGCTTTGAATCCGTTGAAAGCATATTTAAAACATACGGCAAAAACATAGCGTGCGTTATAGTCGAGCCTGTTGCGGCAAACATGGGCGTTATCCCTCCTAAGGAAGGCTTCCTTAAATTCCTAAGGGAAATTACGGCCGAACACGGTTCGATTTTGATATTCGACGAAGTTATAACCGGGTTCCGCCTTTCAAAGGGAGGGGCGCAGGAACTTTACGGCGTTAAGCCCGATATTACCACATTGGGTAAAATAGTCGGCGGCGGCATGCCTATCGGGGCTTACGGCGGAAAACGCGAAATTATGGAATGTGTTTCGCCTGTCGGAAAGGTTTATCAGGCCGGAACTCTTGCAGGCAACCCCGTCGCCGTTGCGGCCGGCATAAAAACCCTTTCCGTACTTGCCGAGAACAGCGGCGTTTACGAAAAAATCAACGCGGCGGCCGAAAAGCTCGAAAAAGCGTTTATCGAAACGGGCCTTGATATATGCGTCAACAGGGTCGGATCGCTTTTATCCGTATTTTTCACAAATGAGAAAGTAACCGATTATAAAACGGCCATGACTTCCGACACTGTAAAATTTTCAAAATATTTCGGCTACATGCTTGAAAACGGCATATACGCCGCGCCTTCGCAGTTTGAAGCCATGTTCCTGTCCGCCGCCCACAGCGACGAGGATATAGAAAGAACCGTAGAAGTCATAAAGGGTATCGTGAATTTAAAATTATAATCATAGGACAAGTTATTTTAATGCCTGAATATAACCGGATTATGTTTAATTTAAGTTTTACTGAGTTGATTTTAACCGTTATTCTGAATTAAAATTCTAACGGATAAGTTTACGACAAGCATTTGGGAAAAAAACAAAAGTTTAATTATAACCGTCCGCTTAAATGTCAAACAACATAAAAGCTCTTAACAGAATTTTTTTGCTGTCGGGCGTTCCGGATAACCGGCTTAACTATCTGATTTCCATTTGGAAAAGTTCCGCGAACGGGTTGAATCACATTTAGCGCCATTCCTGACTTAAATGCAGGACATTCCGCATTGAATATAAAAAGTTTATAACACGGATACAAAAAGCTTGAAAAATCATGTCAGGTTTAAAAGCGTTAAAAAGCATACGGAAACGGCCCTATAAATACGTTAAATAATTTTAACGCCTTATAGGGCCGCTTCTTACTTTTTAAACTGTATATAGTTTAAGTTTACAGGAACACATGTTGTTTTAACCGGATTTAGCGGGCAATAGCTGTGATAAAGCCGGTTGCCGCATGAATCGCTGTGACGGCGCGCCTTTGCTTTGCCCTTACGCCGCTGACACCCTTTAAAACTATCCTACATCATAAAGCAAAAATTTTTGCCAAGGCATTACGCGACGGCATAGCGGTTCCTGCGGCAAGCGTATTCGTCACAGGAAATTTTTCTACTTGCAGCGTGAGCCTGTGTAAGCAAAGATATTCCGTTAAAAATTTAATCGTTCAAAACTTTCTGTCCAAATGTTTTAAGCAATACGAGGACACAATGCCTATTCCGAAACCCGTTATAACGCCGCTGACTATAAGGACGGGGGCAAGGTATATGACTACAGCCCTGCCGAGTATAACCCACGCCGCGCCAATCTGGCCTATATTGTGGAATACCCCGCCCAGAACGCTGACTCCGACTATTGAAAATTTATCAGTTTTTTTCGCAACCGCCATAACCGCAAAACTCAAAATAGCCCCCGCCGTACTGTACCATAAGCCCAGCATCCCCCTGAAAAGGAGCGCTGAAACAAATACCCTGACTATAGATATGCCGAACGCGCCTTTTGCGCCCATTACATAAAGGGCAAGAAGCACGATTACATTAGAAAGGCCGAGCTTTATACCTGGTACAGCCATAGGTATCGGAACAAGCATTTCGACATATCCCATAAGTATCGCCAAGGCGGCAAATATTCCGTAATACGCTATTTTCCTACTCAAAATTAAGCCGCTCCTCTTCTTTACTGTGCGACGGCGTCAACGCTCGACTGCTCCCCGCCCTCGATTTCGATTACCATTTTATGCGGAAGGCACACAATGCTTTCGTTAACGCTGTTTATATCTTTATGGTTGACGCATATTTTGTCGCGGCAGTCGGAATCCGAAACTCCAACCATGCCGTTTTCTATTGTCACAACATTATAGCCGTTTTCCGTTTCAACGGTATATGTTATATCATCTTTAAGCGGAAGGCGCACAATCGGCTCGCGGTCGACATATATAACGGCTGAACCGCCCTCCCCTCCGGGCTTGAGCACGCCGCCGAAATATAATACCGCCGCCGCCCCTACGGCAATAACCGCCGCCGCTATATCCATTTTTTTCAATAAAACCATTCCTTAAAAATAATATTTCCGCCGTGGAAAACACGGCGGATTATAACGGCAATCACCTTAATTATATTAAAAATCACAATTCGGCTTCAACATAAGATTAAAACCATATTTTCCAGCGGCTTATTTTTATTATTTTAATACGCTGAAATAAAGGCATGTCTCCGTACAGCTCTGAAACCTTTTGACGCGGTTCAAACAAAAACTATACGGCGTGCACAGGCTGTTTACAATATAAAGTCCGTCAGTATACGGCACAAAAACAGCCGCCGCGTCGCTTTAAAAATTTTTATTAGCATTTTTAAAGAAACAAATTATTTTGTTATCCTTTCAAGCCCGCCCATATACGGCCTTAAAACCTCCGGTATA
The DNA window shown above is from Anaerotignum faecicola and carries:
- a CDS encoding bifunctional precorrin-2 dehydrogenase/sirohydrochlorin ferrochelatase, encoding MAYFPFFIDIADKPCVIFGGGNVAMRKVLKLIGFGCRITVVAPDVCGGIRSAEGVNIITDEFKTEYAEGAFMVIAATDDPAVNTAVSHFCRKKGILVNVVDVKEECSFLFPALFNDGPITAGISTSGESPQTAKAVRRIIEKSVPAYMGDIAETLGGLREEIKSGIPCQKTREKVFAALFDAMDKNGGKISGEEIKNIIRQVGK
- the hemB gene encoding porphobilinogen synthase — encoded protein: MKRFRRLRSTGQMRDLLSETTLSPKDFIYPIFIEEGENIKTPVQSMPGIFRYSLDMLPPLLEEIGESGISGALVFGIPKHKDEAASEAYNPKGIAQEAVRLIKKSLPDLITIADVCLCEYTSHGHCGMVCGHEVLNDETLPLLSKMAVSLAQAGADVIAPSDMMDGRVSAIRAALDENGFKNIPIMSYSAKYASAYYGPFRDAADSAPSFGDRKTYQMDFRNGGEAIREIADDIEEGCDIIMVKPALAYLDIIRRAHEEFNMPLAAYNVSGEYSMVKAAALNGWIDERRIVTENLTAIKRAGAKIIITYHALDMARWLKEGNL
- a CDS encoding NusG domain II-containing protein, whose amino-acid sequence is MDIAAAVIAVGAAAVLYFGGVLKPGGEGGSAVIYVDREPIVRLPLKDDITYTVETENGYNVVTIENGMVGVSDSDCRDKICVNHKDINSVNESIVCLPHKMVIEIEGGEQSSVDAVAQ
- the hemL gene encoding glutamate-1-semialdehyde 2,1-aminomutase; this translates as MERTKSAYLFEKSKRLIPGGVNSPVRAFNAVGGSPLFIKRGSGSHIYDEDGNMFIDYVLSWGPLILGHAYPPVIEEVAKACADGLTFGAPTSKELEIAEIINSLMPSMEMTRLVNSGTEAVMSAVRAARGYTGRDIAVKFRGCYHGHSDGLLVKSGSGLMSNAVPDSAGVPEGYTKTTLIAEYNSFESVESIFKTYGKNIACVIVEPVAANMGVIPPKEGFLKFLREITAEHGSILIFDEVITGFRLSKGGAQELYGVKPDITTLGKIVGGGMPIGAYGGKREIMECVSPVGKVYQAGTLAGNPVAVAAGIKTLSVLAENSGVYEKINAAAEKLEKAFIETGLDICVNRVGSLLSVFFTNEKVTDYKTAMTSDTVKFSKYFGYMLENGIYAAPSQFEAMFLSAAHSDEDIERTVEVIKGIVNLKL
- the hemA gene encoding glutamyl-tRNA reductase; protein product: MYTISISHKTSPLEIRRAFAFTALERENFIKSALDGGYADGCVLLSTCNRLEIYFTGGVSVRGMEELLCRFKNADINGAIKYFNIFSGDQAVRHLFKVACGIDSMVMGEDEILGQVKDAFAASLEISATSYALNTVFRNAVAAAKKIKTCTGISKTPVSIGTLTANAVFGINKPVKNVLIIGISGKMGTIAAKNLLSKENINIVGTIRRHNASLPETYFKRLKYVDYDSRFLYMDNSDVIISATSSPHYTVTADEYLKNTSAGKTRLLIDLAVPNDIDPSLAEAEGVTLYNIDYFETLSKGNNILKRREAETAEEMLETLADETIKELAFHEFLPQIPKIKEYINKTKIENIFYKMRKELTAEEMRAVIRAFEKITKG
- the cobA gene encoding uroporphyrinogen-III C-methyltransferase; translation: MKIRIGTRTSALALKQTEIVIDEIKKRFPSAECEIVGISTKGDKILDKPVLEFGGKGVFVEEIENALKSGEIDIAVHSGKDLPAEIGEGLGIIATPQRGEPGDALIALKGTKNISKIGTGSLRRISLGRRMFPNAEFIPIRGNIQTRLKKLETGEVDAVILACAGISRMGIDGGKYSIEKLDVSRFVPAAAQGIIAVEGRTEGVVYETVSAISHYETNVCFNTEREILRLLGADCHAAAGVHAVTEGENITVNAFYGESGVITVSGKAENIRGLAEKTVLRIKNALGGKSVEKTGVTKKVYITGAGCGDSSLITARALELIGECDALIYDSLLDENLLNMTKEGCRIIFAGKRAGSRHMKQEEINSLIISEAEKGGSVVRLKGGDPFIFGRGGEEAEALLKAGIPFEVVPGVSSSSAAALFAGIPVTHRGISRSFTVVTGHTLDNSDGEDFKTLAELNGTLIFLMGLKNLSRISEKLIENGKNPRTPAAVISGAYTPHASVIRGELCSIAEKADKAALKPPAVIVVGEVCRFDFSQRRYPPLSGVTVAVTGTPSFASKLSEKLKKSGAYVFNACRIEIEAFKNNAPFDNALNNICSYSCIAFTSPNGVNVFFNRFFELGFDIRALGGVKFAAIGSGTAERLREYGINADLIPAEYTSESLGVLLAEKFGENEKILIPRAEGGSRSLIKPLKNYDEIIVYSLKAVKTDFNRKTDFVVFASQSGVKSYFENGGVIEKGVKAVAIGPVTAKALENMGVHGFLTADRYTADGVAEKIISEVRK
- a CDS encoding Gx transporter family protein, which gives rise to MSRKIAYYGIFAALAILMGYVEMLVPIPMAVPGIKLGLSNVIVLLALYVMGAKGAFGISIVRVFVSALLFRGMLGLWYSTAGAILSFAVMAVAKKTDKFSIVGVSVLGGVFHNIGQIGAAWVILGRAVVIYLAPVLIVSGVITGFGIGIVSSYCLKHLDRKF